A region of Drosophila suzukii chromosome 2L, CBGP_Dsuzu_IsoJpt1.0, whole genome shotgun sequence DNA encodes the following proteins:
- the Nhe2 gene encoding sodium/hydrogen exchanger 3 isoform X38 — MSNRTEQDYDSATPALQQQMNLARRACWRTKSSRSDFPPKSIELVNLMIANQIDAIASPPRDETKTRTEPQTAFAARKTTCTFSDWRGILGKRMLLICGFILILGIAHGRPNTSAVGVASAKDGKDIADAVTQLNLPQSPPMDGVDVDPTPPVRLPRAEPLRSSDQDAEGGEGHKMERYPLSSVDFARVKTPFIIGIWILSASIAKIGFHMTPKLHLIFPESCLLIVVGVVIGVVLYFCTDVAVSPLTPNTFFFYMLPPIILDAGYFMPNRLFFDNLGTILLMAVVGTIFNIATIGGSLYACGKMGIYGETETPGLMDVFLFASLISAVDPVAVLAVFEEIHVNEILYIVVFGESLLNDAVTVVMYHMMESYNEIGLDKIIAQDIASGVGSFFVVALGGTAIGIIWGFLTGLVTRFTDHVRVIEPIFIFVMAYLAYLNAEIFHMSGILAITFCGITMKNYVESNISQKSHTTVKYALKMLSSSAETIIFMFLGVATVNNMHVWNTCFVLLTITFCSVFRVIGVILLSALANRFRLHKLSRVDQFVMSYGGLRGAVAFALVLLVDENVVKQKNMFVTTTIAVIYFTVFLQGITIKPLVKILNVKRANKRKPTMNERIHERFMDHLMAGIEDIVGKTGNYNVRDKFKRFDNRFIRPLLIRDLKGAEPKIIETYSKLTMRDAMEVMRRNPSTIGQMTGTESMSALFRNYTNNYIGGSPSLTNLDNTCSRNLDMAELDYNPSKKDLTDARIHHLLAEELKPYRRHRRLSYSRHAVDDRDLSTQVNYKMQMNFRRMFNDRKHHKRSKRGASNKEAKENVKQNHVSFHDFQQNGTTKQLTNAEECQQNPNEINVVGPSDDWDDGLTFTAKSSLAEHPIPEEDRNLSRESDGERRVATPTATESQLPWKRQGDECTDAVQQNEFPAWASNKEYLAYNSPSATFLGGINKPKQPKSVIGLFRRESSSSKGGSVGIGSSGAVDTAASGSDAMVVPMSNQPANVPSTSMHNPRLDKRSQSISSGSLGAGPHQLGPDGHSGPFPVTASHRRNVRRGSMLELSGDTIPEESSYQHGHSKSLCEPADSDDWEGAALSAVGGANSERMMRLSGREPLLPRPSNTPRAQIRRMNAGAVGGAAVTQAGRRNQVTKALLDYEDSDSDSEENDDDEDEDFDSYDDENIVVTTFTTPATGRRSGSSPGSGSDANTATTTTTSIRLTRNNDESII, encoded by the exons ATGAGCAACCGCACGGAGCAGGATTACGACAGTGCCACTCCGGCGCTGCAGCAGCAGATGAATCTGGCCCGCAGAGCCTGCTGGAGGACCAAATCCTCCCGCTCGGATTTCCCCCCCAAAAGTATAGAGTTAGTTAATCTGATGATTGCGAATCAAATCGATGCAATAGCATCGCCACCGAGAGATGAAACCAAAACAAGAACAGAACCACAAACAGCATTCGCAGCACGCAAAACAACCTGCACATTCTCCGACTGGCGGGGGATTCTCGGAAAAAGGATGCTGCTCATATGCGGATTCATCCTAATCCTTGGCATCGCCCACGGGCGGCCGAACACGAGTGCGGTGGGCGTGGCTTCGGCAAAGGATGGCAAGGATATTGCGGATGCGGTCACCCAGCTAAAT CTGCCCCAAAGCCCGCCCATGGATGGGGTGGATGTGGATCCAACGCCACCCGTGAGGTTGCCACGTGCCGAGCCACTCAGATCCAGCGACCAGGATGCGGAGGGCGGCGAAGGGCACAAGATGGAGAGGTATCCCCTCTCCAGTGTGGATTTTGCTCGGGTGAAAACGCCGTTCATCATCGGAATCTGGATTCTGTCCGCCAGTATAGCGAAAATCG GTTTCCATATGACGCCCAAACTGCATCTAATATTTCCGGAGTCGTGCCTGCTGATTGTCGTGGGCGTGGTCATTGGGGTGGTGCTCTATTTTTGCACCGATGTGGCCGTCTCCCCACTGACCCCGAACACCTTCTTCTTCTACATGCTGCCCCCGATCATCCTGGACGCAGGCTACTTTATGCCCAATCGATTGTTCTTCGACAACCTGGGCACCATCCTGCTGATGGCAGTGGTCGGAACCATCTTCAACATAGCCACCATCG GTGGTTCGCTATACGCCTGCGGAAAGATGGGAATTTACGGGGAAACCGAGACTCCGGGCCTGATGGATGTATTTCTGTTTGCCTCCCTAATATCCGCCGTGGATCCGGTGGCCGTTTTGGCCGTATTTGAGGAGATACACGTCAACGAGATCCTGTACATTGTTGTCTTTGGCGAGTCCTTGCTGAACGATGCCGTTACG GTTGTGATGTACCACATGATGGAGTCCTACAATGAGATTGGCTTGGACAAAATCATCGCCCAGGACATTGCCAGCGGTGTGGGTTCCTTCTTCGTGGTTGCACTGGGTGGCACTGCCATAG GCATCATCTGGGGCTTTCTCACAGGTTTGGTAACCCGGTTCACTGATCATGTGCGAGTCATAGAACCCATATTCATATTTGTGATGGCTTACCTGGCCTATCTGAATGCGGAAATCTTTCACATGAGCGGCATTTTAGC CATCACTTTCTGTGGTATAACGATGAAAAACTATGTGGAATCGAATATTTCACAAAAGTCGCATACGACTGTTAAATATGCCTTGAAGATGCTGTCCAGTTCGGCGGAGACCATTATCTTTATGTTCCTAGGCGTGGCCACTGTGAACAATATGCATGTATGGAATACGTGTTTTGTTCTGCTGACCATTACCTTCTGTTCGGTGTTTCGTGTTATTG GTGTTATTTTGCTTTCCGCCCTTGCCAACCGCTTCCGTCTGCACAAATTGTCCAGGGTGGATCAGTTTGTGATGTCCTACGGCGGATTGCGCGGTGCTGTggcctttgccctggtacttcTGGTCGATGAGAATGTGGTCAAGCAGAAGAACATGTTTGTCACCACCACGATAGCTGTGATTTACTTTACCGTCTTCCTGCAAGGCATCACCATCAAGCCGCTGGTCAAGATCCTAAATGTGAAACGGGCCAATAAGCGCAAACCAACCATGAATGAGCGAATTCATGAAAGG TTCATGGATCACTTGATGGCTGGCATTGAGGATATTGTGGGCAAGACAGGCAACTACAATGTGCGTGATAAATTCAAGCGTTTCGACAATCGCTTCATTCGTCCGCTGCTGATCAGAGATCTCAAG GGCGCCGAGCCAAAGATCATCGAGACGTACTCCAAACTCACAATGCGCGATGCCATGGAGGTGATGAGGCGGAATCCATCCACCATCGGCCAGATGACGGGCACCGAGTCGATGAGCGCCCTTTTCCGGAACTATACCAATAACTATATTGGGGGCAG TCCCAGTCTAACAAATCTAGACAATACCTGTTCGCGTAATCTAGACATGGCTGAGCTGGATTATAATCCATCCAAGAAGGATCTGACTGATGCCAGGATCCATCATCTGTTGGCCGAAGAACTGAAGCCTTATAGAAGG CACCGTCGTCTTAGTTATAGCCGACACGCAGTAGATGACAGAGATTTGTCCACCCAG GTCAATTACAAAATGCAAATGAACTTTAGGCGAATGTTCAATGATCGCAAACATCACAAACGCAGCAAACGTGGGGCCAGCAATAAG GAGGCCAAGGAGAACGTTAAGCAGAATCATGTCTCGTTCCATGATTTCCAACAGAATGGCACCACCAAGCAGCTCACCAATG CCGAGGAGTGCCAACAGAATCCCAACGAGATCAATGTTGTTGGCCCCAGCGACGATTGGGATGATGGCCTGACCTTCACCGCCAAATCATCAC TGGCCGAGCATCCCATTCCCGAGGAGGATCGCAATTTGTCCCGCGAATCCGATGGGGAGAGGCGTGTGGCCACGCCAACCGCCACGGAATCCCAGCTGCCGTGGAAACGACAAGGTGACGAATGCACGGATGCAGTGCAGCAGAACGAGTTCCCCGCCTGGGCTTCAAACAAGGAGTACTTGGCCTACAATTCCCCCAGTGCAACATTCCTAG GTGGTATAAACAAGCCTAAACAGCCCAAGTCCGTCATAGGTCTCTTCCGGCGTGAGAGTTCCAGTTCGAAGGGCGGAAGCGTTGGCATCGGCAGCTCGGGAGCCGTGGACACAGCCGCCAGTGGGTCGGATGCGATGGTCGTGCCCATGTCCAATCAACCGGCCAATGTTCCATCAACGTCCATGCACAATCCGCGGCTGGACAAGCGCTCCCAGTCGATATCCTCCGGTTCGCTGGGCGCCGGGCCACATCAGCTGGGACCGGATGGTCATTCCGGACCATTTCCGGTCACGGCCAGTCACCGGCGGAATGTGCGCAGGGGCTCCATGCTGGAGCTGAGCGG AGACACAATACCCGAGGAGTCGTCGTACCAGCATGGACACTCCAAGTCCTTGTGCGAGCCGGCGGATTCGGATGACTGGGAGGGAGCAGCACTGTCCGCCGTCGGCGGAGCCAACAGCGAACGAATGATGCGATTGAGCGGCAGGGAACCCCTTCTGCCACGCCCCTCCAACACGCCCCGCGCCCAAATCCGTCGCATGAACGCGGGAGCGGTGGGCGGGGCAGCGGTTACCCAAGCGGGCCGGAGAAACCAGGTGACCAAGGCTCTGTTGGACTACGAGGATTCCGattcggattccgaggagaaCGATGACGATGAGGATGAGGACTTTGATTCGTACGATGACGAGAACATTGTGGTCACCACGTTTACGACCCCAGCCACGGGCAGGAGATCGGGTTCCAGTCCAGGATCGGGATCGGATGCCAAtaccgccaccaccaccacgaCAAGCATTCGGCTGACCCGCAACAACGACGAGAGCATCATTTGA
- the Nhe2 gene encoding sodium/hydrogen exchanger 3 isoform X19, whose protein sequence is MSNRTEQDYDSATPALQQQMNLARRACWRTKSSRSDFPPKSIELVNLMIANQIDAIASPPRDETKTRTEPQTAFAARKTTCTFSDWRGILGKRMLLICGFILILGIAHGRPNTSAVGVASAKDGKDIADAVTQLNLPQSPPMDGVDVDPTPPVRLPRAEPLRSSDQDAEGGEGHKMERYPLSSVDFARVKTPFIIGIWILSASIAKIGFHMTPKLHLIFPESCLLIVVGVVIGVVLYFCTDVAVSPLTPNTFFFYMLPPIILDAGYFMPNRLFFDNLGTILLMAVVGTIFNIATIGGSLYACGKMGIYGETETPGLMDVFLFASLISAVDPVAVLAVFEEIHVNEILYIVVFGESLLNDAVTVVMYHMMESYNEIGLDKIIAQDIASGVGSFFVVALGGTAIGIIWGFLTGLVTRFTDHVRVIEPIFIFVMAYLAYLNAEIFHMSGILAITFCGITMKNYVESNISQKSHTTVKYALKMLSSSAETIIFMFLGVATVNNMHVWNTCFVLLTITFCSVFRVIGVILLSALANRFRLHKLSRVDQFVMSYGGLRGAVAFALVLLVDENVVKQKNMFVTTTIAVIYFTVFLQGITIKPLVKILNVKRANKRKPTMNERIHERFMDHLMAGIEDIVGKTGNYNVRDKFKRFDNRFIRPLLIRDLKGAEPKIIETYSKLTMRDAMEVMRRNPSTIGQMTGTESMSALFRNYTNNYIGGRWAPPTIYTTCPSLTNLDNTCSRNLDMAELDYNPSKKDLTDARIHHLLAEELKPYRRASIQMHRRLSYSRHAVDDRDLSTQVNYKMQMNFRRMFNDRKHHKRSKRGASNKEAKENVKQNHVSFHDFQQNGTTKQLTNAEECQQNPNEINVVGPSDDWDDGLTFTAKSSPHIQNLPGFDASKARIVVQHYAPKVDDGADTDLESPDQAIGPTAAELILPWRRDRSYQSIVAEHPIPEEDRNLSRESDGERRVATPTATESQLPWKRQGDECTDAVQQNEFPAWASNKEYLAYNSPSATFLGGINKPKQPKSVIGLFRRESSSSKGGSVGIGSSGAVDTAASGSDAMVVPMSNQPANVPSTSMHNPRLDKRSQSISSGSLGAGPHQLGPDGHSGPFPVTASHRRNVRRGSMLELSGLITTGRRPSRILQFSPGATNLLESAKITTPSPPPPTTSTITTTTTVKTTTTTSTTKNNNNTTNNSTETTSASASYSTPTTPRSEDSATYTYYPKDTIPEESSYQHGHSKSLCEPADSDDWEGAALSAVGGANSERMMRLSGREPLLPRPSNTPRAQIRRMNAGAVGGAAVTQAGRRNQVTKALLDYEDSDSDSEENDDDEDEDFDSYDDENIVVTTFTTPATGRRSGSSPGSGSDANTATTTTTSIRLTRNNDESII, encoded by the exons ATGAGCAACCGCACGGAGCAGGATTACGACAGTGCCACTCCGGCGCTGCAGCAGCAGATGAATCTGGCCCGCAGAGCCTGCTGGAGGACCAAATCCTCCCGCTCGGATTTCCCCCCCAAAAGTATAGAGTTAGTTAATCTGATGATTGCGAATCAAATCGATGCAATAGCATCGCCACCGAGAGATGAAACCAAAACAAGAACAGAACCACAAACAGCATTCGCAGCACGCAAAACAACCTGCACATTCTCCGACTGGCGGGGGATTCTCGGAAAAAGGATGCTGCTCATATGCGGATTCATCCTAATCCTTGGCATCGCCCACGGGCGGCCGAACACGAGTGCGGTGGGCGTGGCTTCGGCAAAGGATGGCAAGGATATTGCGGATGCGGTCACCCAGCTAAAT CTGCCCCAAAGCCCGCCCATGGATGGGGTGGATGTGGATCCAACGCCACCCGTGAGGTTGCCACGTGCCGAGCCACTCAGATCCAGCGACCAGGATGCGGAGGGCGGCGAAGGGCACAAGATGGAGAGGTATCCCCTCTCCAGTGTGGATTTTGCTCGGGTGAAAACGCCGTTCATCATCGGAATCTGGATTCTGTCCGCCAGTATAGCGAAAATCG GTTTCCATATGACGCCCAAACTGCATCTAATATTTCCGGAGTCGTGCCTGCTGATTGTCGTGGGCGTGGTCATTGGGGTGGTGCTCTATTTTTGCACCGATGTGGCCGTCTCCCCACTGACCCCGAACACCTTCTTCTTCTACATGCTGCCCCCGATCATCCTGGACGCAGGCTACTTTATGCCCAATCGATTGTTCTTCGACAACCTGGGCACCATCCTGCTGATGGCAGTGGTCGGAACCATCTTCAACATAGCCACCATCG GTGGTTCGCTATACGCCTGCGGAAAGATGGGAATTTACGGGGAAACCGAGACTCCGGGCCTGATGGATGTATTTCTGTTTGCCTCCCTAATATCCGCCGTGGATCCGGTGGCCGTTTTGGCCGTATTTGAGGAGATACACGTCAACGAGATCCTGTACATTGTTGTCTTTGGCGAGTCCTTGCTGAACGATGCCGTTACG GTTGTGATGTACCACATGATGGAGTCCTACAATGAGATTGGCTTGGACAAAATCATCGCCCAGGACATTGCCAGCGGTGTGGGTTCCTTCTTCGTGGTTGCACTGGGTGGCACTGCCATAG GCATCATCTGGGGCTTTCTCACAGGTTTGGTAACCCGGTTCACTGATCATGTGCGAGTCATAGAACCCATATTCATATTTGTGATGGCTTACCTGGCCTATCTGAATGCGGAAATCTTTCACATGAGCGGCATTTTAGC CATCACTTTCTGTGGTATAACGATGAAAAACTATGTGGAATCGAATATTTCACAAAAGTCGCATACGACTGTTAAATATGCCTTGAAGATGCTGTCCAGTTCGGCGGAGACCATTATCTTTATGTTCCTAGGCGTGGCCACTGTGAACAATATGCATGTATGGAATACGTGTTTTGTTCTGCTGACCATTACCTTCTGTTCGGTGTTTCGTGTTATTG GTGTTATTTTGCTTTCCGCCCTTGCCAACCGCTTCCGTCTGCACAAATTGTCCAGGGTGGATCAGTTTGTGATGTCCTACGGCGGATTGCGCGGTGCTGTggcctttgccctggtacttcTGGTCGATGAGAATGTGGTCAAGCAGAAGAACATGTTTGTCACCACCACGATAGCTGTGATTTACTTTACCGTCTTCCTGCAAGGCATCACCATCAAGCCGCTGGTCAAGATCCTAAATGTGAAACGGGCCAATAAGCGCAAACCAACCATGAATGAGCGAATTCATGAAAGG TTCATGGATCACTTGATGGCTGGCATTGAGGATATTGTGGGCAAGACAGGCAACTACAATGTGCGTGATAAATTCAAGCGTTTCGACAATCGCTTCATTCGTCCGCTGCTGATCAGAGATCTCAAG GGCGCCGAGCCAAAGATCATCGAGACGTACTCCAAACTCACAATGCGCGATGCCATGGAGGTGATGAGGCGGAATCCATCCACCATCGGCCAGATGACGGGCACCGAGTCGATGAGCGCCCTTTTCCGGAACTATACCAATAACTATATTGGGGGCAGGTGGGCACCGCCAACCATATACACCACCTG TCCCAGTCTAACAAATCTAGACAATACCTGTTCGCGTAATCTAGACATGGCTGAGCTGGATTATAATCCATCCAAGAAGGATCTGACTGATGCCAGGATCCATCATCTGTTGGCCGAAGAACTGAAGCCTTATAGAAGG GCCTCAATACAAATG CACCGTCGTCTTAGTTATAGCCGACACGCAGTAGATGACAGAGATTTGTCCACCCAG GTCAATTACAAAATGCAAATGAACTTTAGGCGAATGTTCAATGATCGCAAACATCACAAACGCAGCAAACGTGGGGCCAGCAATAAG GAGGCCAAGGAGAACGTTAAGCAGAATCATGTCTCGTTCCATGATTTCCAACAGAATGGCACCACCAAGCAGCTCACCAATG CCGAGGAGTGCCAACAGAATCCCAACGAGATCAATGTTGTTGGCCCCAGCGACGATTGGGATGATGGCCTGACCTTCACCGCCAAATCATCAC CCCACATCCAAAACCTGCCGGGTTTCGATGCATCCAAGGCGCGTATCGTCGTCCAGCATTATGCACCGAAGGTCGACGATGGTGCGGATACAGATCTAGAGTCGCCGGATCAGGCCATTGGGCCCACGGCCGCCGAATTGATATTGCCGTGGCGGCGGGATCGTTCATACCAGAGCATTG TGGCCGAGCATCCCATTCCCGAGGAGGATCGCAATTTGTCCCGCGAATCCGATGGGGAGAGGCGTGTGGCCACGCCAACCGCCACGGAATCCCAGCTGCCGTGGAAACGACAAGGTGACGAATGCACGGATGCAGTGCAGCAGAACGAGTTCCCCGCCTGGGCTTCAAACAAGGAGTACTTGGCCTACAATTCCCCCAGTGCAACATTCCTAG GTGGTATAAACAAGCCTAAACAGCCCAAGTCCGTCATAGGTCTCTTCCGGCGTGAGAGTTCCAGTTCGAAGGGCGGAAGCGTTGGCATCGGCAGCTCGGGAGCCGTGGACACAGCCGCCAGTGGGTCGGATGCGATGGTCGTGCCCATGTCCAATCAACCGGCCAATGTTCCATCAACGTCCATGCACAATCCGCGGCTGGACAAGCGCTCCCAGTCGATATCCTCCGGTTCGCTGGGCGCCGGGCCACATCAGCTGGGACCGGATGGTCATTCCGGACCATTTCCGGTCACGGCCAGTCACCGGCGGAATGTGCGCAGGGGCTCCATGCTGGAGCTGAGCGG ACTCATTACAACTGGACGAAGGCCCAGTAGAATTTTACAATTTAGTCCGGGAGCAACTAATTTACTAGAGTCAGCCAAGATCACAACTCCTTCTCCTCCACCTCCTACTACttcaacaataacaacaacaactacagtaaaaacaacaacaaccacatcAACCaccaagaacaacaacaacaccaccAACAATTCAACAGAAACAACATCAGCAAGCGCGAGTTACTCGACGCCCACCACCCCAAGATCAGAGGATAGCGCCACATATACATACTATCCAAA AGACACAATACCCGAGGAGTCGTCGTACCAGCATGGACACTCCAAGTCCTTGTGCGAGCCGGCGGATTCGGATGACTGGGAGGGAGCAGCACTGTCCGCCGTCGGCGGAGCCAACAGCGAACGAATGATGCGATTGAGCGGCAGGGAACCCCTTCTGCCACGCCCCTCCAACACGCCCCGCGCCCAAATCCGTCGCATGAACGCGGGAGCGGTGGGCGGGGCAGCGGTTACCCAAGCGGGCCGGAGAAACCAGGTGACCAAGGCTCTGTTGGACTACGAGGATTCCGattcggattccgaggagaaCGATGACGATGAGGATGAGGACTTTGATTCGTACGATGACGAGAACATTGTGGTCACCACGTTTACGACCCCAGCCACGGGCAGGAGATCGGGTTCCAGTCCAGGATCGGGATCGGATGCCAAtaccgccaccaccaccacgaCAAGCATTCGGCTGACCCGCAACAACGACGAGAGCATCATTTGA